The DNA window TGCAATTGGATTGAAATCATCTTCTGGATAGCTGTTTAGAATTGCTAACGCTTTTTTCAAACTTTTATAAACAAGGTGATTCGGTTTCAGTTGCTTTATTTTATAGCCTAAGGAATCACTTTTCAGCATTCGAGCCAGGGTTTCATTGATGTCAATCTCATTTTGTTTCAGATCCCAATTTTTATACATGTAACTAGGATTCATCCTTCCTCTGGTCAAATGCAAAATAAATTTTTGAAAACTATGCGTCAGTAAAACATCGTATTTTGCTTTTTCTTTATCCTTTAGAACGGCATATTTTTTTTCATATTTAATCAATGAAGCGTAGTTGTAATGGGAAGATTTTAAGCCTTCTTCCTCGGCTTTTGAAAGTTCTTCCAAGATACTATTTCTGTTTTTTTGAGATTGCCAAACCGATCGATATCGGGTGTACAAATAAAACTCTTTGAGATTTTTGCTGCTATACGTATTCAGCATCACAGTATCGATCATCACCGATTTGCCTTGGACTTGAATGAGCGGAATGACAATCGGTTTTGGAATAGGCTTTTGCTTTTTTACCTCCTTTTCACAACTGAAAAAGGCAAAAAATAGTACAACAATAAAAAATTGCCCTATTCGAACGCGCCATATTAACATGTCAGTAGATACAGATTTCATAAGTCTTGCCTATTTGGAACGCTAAAAACTAAAATGATTTTTAATCCTGCGAAGATAGAATATCGATTCCTATTTAAGTTCTAAAAATAATACATTTATAAAAGATTCGTTTTAAAACGATTATGAAAAAAATATGCTTTTTTGGAAGATTTTCAAAAAAAAACTTGCAAACAAGCCAACTTATTATTTATATTTGCACCGTTGTAATGCGAAAGTAGCTCAGTTGGTAGAGCTCCAGCCTTCCAAGCTGGTTGTCGCGAGTTCGAGCCTCGTCTTTCGCTCTAAAAACCTCATCCGCCCTGCGAATGAGGTTTTTTATTTCAACAAACTCAGATCAGAACCGCTGACTATTTCCTCTGGAATTTGATTTTGCAGAAACAATCGAGCCGACAAATTCCCTTTTAATAGTATGGTATCGCCTTTAACCTCTAACCAACTGCCTTCTCGCAATCCTAAAACTGGAATGGAATTAAACGAATGAAACTCCTTAATCCTTGTTTCTCGCGTTTCCCCCATATGCTTTGATTGCACATCAGCATCCAAATAATGCGGATTCAAATTGAAAGGTATCAACCCCAACGTTTTAAAACTTGGCGGATAAACAATCGGCATATCATTGGTGGTTTGCATTGTCAAGCCACAAATATTACTGCCCGCGCTAGTTCCTAAATAAGGAATTCCGCTTTGTACCATTTCAGCAAGAAGGTTCATAATCTTGTTCTCGTACAATTGAGCAACCAATAAAAAAGTATTTCCACCACCTGTAAAAATACCTTCAGCATTTTTAATAGCCGTAGAATAATCATCAAATTCGTGAATTCCATTGACTTCCTTTCCAATTTTGGCGAAAGCCACAGCGACCTTTTTTGTATATTCCTCGTGTGTAATGCCACTAGGTCGGGCAAAAGGAATAAAAAGAATGGTTTTGCAATTCTTAAAATGAATACCTAACTCAGGCAATAAATACTCTAAATAATCACCTCCGTGCAGCGTTGATGTACTGGCGATAATTGCATTTTTACTCATAATCTTTGTCCTATAAATTGGCCATAAAGATATAAAATCAGTCACTGAATCACGACTTTCTAAAATTTAAATTAACAAATTCTTACGAAGTCCTTAATATATAATTTGGAATGTATTGAGATACTTTTACCATTGTAAAAAAGAGAAAATCAGCGAATGCGAAAATTTGACTTCCTAATATTATTTGTACTATGCCAATTTTCTTACGGCCAAACGGGTGTAGAAAAATTAATCCACGGAAAAATTAGCGTCGCCTCGGGCAGTGTCGAAGGCGTGAATATTATGAATTTGGTCAACGAAAAAAGTAGTATGAGCGACAGCAATGGTGAGTTTTACATTTTGGCGAAAGCCGATGATTTATTGGTTTTTTCCGCTGTCAATTTAGAATACCACCGAAGAAGTATCGAAGAGTCCGATTTAAAATCCGACATTGTCATCATCAAAATGATTTCAAAAACCACTGAACTCAAAGAAGTACAAGTCAATAACTATCCTGAAATCAATGCTGTTTCCTTGGGAATTTCTCCCAAAGGCATCAAAAAATATACTCCAGCCGAAAGAAAATTGGCCACCGCTTCATCGATGCGATTGAATCCAATGGGTTTGGACCCTTTGCTCAACGCCATTTCAGGACGAACCAAAATGCTCAAAAAAGATGTAGAGGTAGAAAAAAAATTACGTTCGTTATCTATTATGAATGCCCTTTACACGGACGACGCTTATTTTACCCAAACCTTGAAAATCCCCGCAGATTATATCAAAGGATTTCAATATTATTGCATTGAAAATAATGGATTTGCCGAAGCATTAAAAACTAAAAACAAAACCAAAATTGAGTTTTTAATTGTTCCTTTGGCCCTACAATTCAATAAAATTCGCACCGAAGAATAGTGATTCCAAAGTTATTTCCCTTTTTTTTACCCTAAAAACTATTATCTCATAAGTTTTACTATTTTTGAAAAATGAAAAAACCTATTTTATATATAATCCTACCCATCCTATTTTTAAGCTTAACCGCAGCCCGTGTTCATAAATATCATATGGCGCTCTATCAAATTGAATATGCGCAAGAAAAGAAAATGTTGCAAATTACGGCTAGAATTCACATCGAGGACATCAACAAAGGACTTGCCAAAAAATACAACAAAAAAATGTCTTTAGGAGAAGAAAAACAAGAGCCCGAAGATGTAAACTTACTCAAGGAATATGTGGCTAGCCATTTTGTTATTAAAGTAAACAATCAGCTCAAACCAATGAATTTTTTGAGCCAAGAAATTGAAGGCGATGAAATTGTCTGCTATCTGAGCGTCAAAAATGTTTCGCCAATAAAAACTCTCGATATCGAAAACACCATTTTGATTGAGTTGTTTTCAGACCAACAAAACAGAATCAATGTTATTGTTTCAGGGGAGAAAAAAAGTTTTCTTTTGACCAACGCCATCACTTCTAAATCCATAAAATACTAATCGATAAACATACCAGGTATCCTTCAACTATACTAAACCTCCTTCTATGAAAAATATAATTACACTATTTCTTTTGCCATTATTTGCCTTAGCTCAAACTATTCCCGCTGACAAAACCGCCACAGAATCTAGTCGAGTCGACACTAATAAATTCAGCCAAATGTATGATTTATTGGCAACGCCAAATATGTTTCGAACCGCCTCTGGAGCGCCAGGTCCGGCATATTATCAGCAGCAAGCCGATTACAAAATAGACATTGAGTTGGACGACAAAAATTCAAGACTTAGTGGTGTTGAAACAGTGACGTATTACAACAATTCTCCCGATATTTTGGATTACATATGGGTGCAATTGGACCAGAATCAAGCGGCAAAAAATTCGCTTTCGCCCCTTGCTGAAAACCAAAGAACTGAGGCTGTTTACACTCCAAATAAATTTGCCAATAAATTTTTAAAAGAAGAATTAGACCGTGGTTTCAAAATCGAATATGTCAAGGATTCCAAAGGAAATCAGATGGCTTTTACTATCAATCAAACCATGATGCGCATCGAATTGCCAACTGCAATGAAAACAGGAGATAAATTAACTTTTTCGATTAAATGGTGGTACAATATCAATAATTATCGACAAGACGGCGGTCGATCAGGTTATGAATTATTCGAAAAAGACGGCAATAAACTGTATGTCATTGCCCAATTCTACCCAAGAATGGCTGTGTATAATGATGTCGAGGGTTGGCAAAATATGCAGTTTTGGGGCAGTGGAGAATTTACACTCCCGTTTGGTAATTTTGATGTCAATATTACCGTTCCCGCTGACCACGTTTTGAATGCAACCGGAGAATTGCTGAATAGAAAAGAGGTTTTTACAGCGGAACAGGTAAAACGTTACGAATTAGCTCAAAAAACATTCGACAAACCAGTGGTCATTGTGACCCAAGCCGAGGCTGAAATCACCGAAAAAGGATTTTCAGACCAGAAAAAAACTTGGAAATTTAGCGCCAAAAATGTCAGGGATTTTGGAATTGCTACTTCCAGAAAATTCATTTATGATGCTATGGCGGTTCAAATGAGCGGAAAAATCGTAATGGCCGAATCGGTTTATCCAAAAGAAAGTAATCCGCTTTGGGGTGAAACTTCCACATTGATGGTTGCTCATACACTAAAAAGTTATTCTGCACACACTTTCGACTATCCTTATCCAAAAGCTGTATCCGTTTCTGCCGAAGATCAAGGTATGGAATATCCTATGATTTGTTGGAATTTTGGACGCCCAGACGAAAATGGAGTGACAAGCACACAAATCAAAAACGGAATGATTGGTGTAATCATTCACGAAGTGGGACATAACTTTTTCCCCATGATTGTCAATTCAGACGAGCGTCAATGGTCGTGGATGGATGAAGGTCTCAATACCTTTATGCAATATATGGCTCAGGAAGAGTTAGGAACTAATTTTCCCTCGAGACGAGGTCCTGCTAAAGCTATTGTACCTTATATGAGCTCTGAACAAAAATCCTTAGAGCCCATTATGTCTAATTCAGAAAGCATAATCGACTTTGGAAACAATGCATACGGTAAGCCGGCAACTGGACTAAACATTTTGAGAGAAACTATCATGGGAAGAGAATTATTTGATTATGCTTTTAAAGTATACGCCAACCGTTGGAAATTCAAACATCCTACTCCTGAAGATTTTTTTAGAACAATGGAAGATGCATCTGCCGTAGATTTAGATTGGTTTTTCAGAGGCTGGTTTTACACCACAGATTTTGTAGACATCGGCATTAAAGAGGTGAAACAATATTATGTGAGCGATACACCAACAAAAGACCTCAAAGATGTTACTATCAATAAAAGACGTTTTGGCAAAGAAAGCGGTCCCTTTTTATACTTGGTTTCAGACAGTAATCTTGAATTAAGTGCAGATAAAAAACAAGCTTTTAAGGTCGATGCTATCCAACCTCTTGCCGATTATGTTGCCCGAAATTTTTCGGAAAACGAAAAAGCAACGATGAAAACTCCAAAATACTTTTACGAAGTAGAGTTTGACAAACCAGGTGGAATGTTGATGCCGATTATTGGTGAGATTGTTTACGAGGACAATACTAAAGAAAATTTTAAATTTCCTGCGCAGATTTGGCGAAAAAACAACCAAACAGCCAAACGAGTTTTTGCCACCGAAAAAATTATCAAAACCATCCAGATCGATCCAAAATTAGAAACAGCCGATATCAATCTGACCAATAATACTTGGCCAAAAACAGAAGTAAAATCGAAATTTGATTAATGTTAATTTATTTCAAAATACATTAATTTGTATCCTGACATCTTTGTAACTTTGCAACCTAAAAAATAGATTATGTTTGGAATTGGCGGAGGCGAATTAATTTTTATAATGTTTATCGTTCTAATGCTTTTTGGTGCTGATAAAGTACCTGAAATGGCGCGCACGATGGGCAAAGCAATGGCACAATTGAAAAACGCGACCAACGACATCAAAAATGAAATACAAAAAGGAGCCGAAGCCAACGGATTCGACCAAAATATGTTGAGCGACTTGACCAATAATATCAATTCTGAAATTAATAATGCTAAAACCAATTTAATTGGCGATTCCAATCCTTTAAAAGGAATTTCAGATAACTTTTCCACGGAAATCGACAATGTCAAAAGTAGTGTAACAGAGGAAAATCTTACAAGTACAGCCGACATAGAAAAAGTCAAAGCGGATTTAGCACAAGATGAACTCCATAAGAAAGAGGAAATTGAAGACGCTATTGGTCCAATAAAACGCAAAAAATAATGTTGGAAAAAATCATTTCTCTAGACCAAGAAGCATTTATCTTTCTAAATGGTCTTGGCTCCGAAACCTACGATGGATTTTGGTTGATAATCACCAAACAAACTTCTTGGATTCCGTTTTTTCTCTTCTTATTTTATATAATTTTCAGGAAATTAGGAATAAAACAAGCCTTATTTTTACTGCTTTTCGTAACGCTTTTGGTGATTCTTACCGATCAAACGGCCAACGTTTTCAAAAACGGATTTCAAAGATTGCGTCCCTGCAACAATCCCGAAATCAATTCCTTCATTCGAATAGTGCAATCCAGAACTTCTTATAGTTTTTTCTCTGGTCACGCCGCTAATTCTATGGGAGTTGCCACGTTTTTATACCTAATTTTTAAGAAAGATTTCAACTCCTTTTGGCTGCTCTTTTTATGGCCTTTAATGTTCGCTTATAGCCGAATTTACTTGGGATTACATTATCCTTTGGATATTATTTCAGGATATTTGTGTGGTGCCATTTTGGGTTTTTTGATGTTCAAACTATATCGAACAGCGCAACAGAAATATTTTGCCGGATAATTTCAACCCTATCAGGGTTCAAAAACCCTGACAGGGTTAAATTACAACACTCTCGACACCGTCAATCCATCGCGAATAGGCAATAAAACGGTTTCCACTCTCGGGTCGTTTTTCAACAAAAGGTTATATTCTAATAATATTTTGGTGCTGAAGTCTTTTGGATCCAGTGGCTCAACCACTTTTCCACTCCATAGTACATTATCCGAAAGAATGATTCCACCTTTGTTCATTTTGGGCACAATCAATTCAAAATAGTTGATGTAATTTTCCTTATCGGCATCGATAAAAACCAAATCAAATTTCGTGTCCAATGTTGGAATTATATCCAAAGCTTCGCCTAGATGTTGTACAATTTGGCTTCCCCAAGGCGATTTATCAAAATGTTTTCGTTGAAAATCGACCAATTCTTCCTTGATGTCAATCGTGTGAAGCGTTCCGTTTTCCTGCATTCCTTCGCACAAACACAAAGCCGAATAACCTGTATACGTACCGATTTCAAGAATATTTACTGGACGAATCAATTTGGACAACATACTCAAAACGCGTCCTTGAAAATGACCGCT is part of the Flavobacterium nackdongense genome and encodes:
- a CDS encoding M1 family metallopeptidase, giving the protein MKNIITLFLLPLFALAQTIPADKTATESSRVDTNKFSQMYDLLATPNMFRTASGAPGPAYYQQQADYKIDIELDDKNSRLSGVETVTYYNNSPDILDYIWVQLDQNQAAKNSLSPLAENQRTEAVYTPNKFANKFLKEELDRGFKIEYVKDSKGNQMAFTINQTMMRIELPTAMKTGDKLTFSIKWWYNINNYRQDGGRSGYELFEKDGNKLYVIAQFYPRMAVYNDVEGWQNMQFWGSGEFTLPFGNFDVNITVPADHVLNATGELLNRKEVFTAEQVKRYELAQKTFDKPVVIVTQAEAEITEKGFSDQKKTWKFSAKNVRDFGIATSRKFIYDAMAVQMSGKIVMAESVYPKESNPLWGETSTLMVAHTLKSYSAHTFDYPYPKAVSVSAEDQGMEYPMICWNFGRPDENGVTSTQIKNGMIGVIIHEVGHNFFPMIVNSDERQWSWMDEGLNTFMQYMAQEELGTNFPSRRGPAKAIVPYMSSEQKSLEPIMSNSESIIDFGNNAYGKPATGLNILRETIMGRELFDYAFKVYANRWKFKHPTPEDFFRTMEDASAVDLDWFFRGWFYTTDFVDIGIKEVKQYYVSDTPTKDLKDVTINKRRFGKESGPFLYLVSDSNLELSADKKQAFKVDAIQPLADYVARNFSENEKATMKTPKYFYEVEFDKPGGMLMPIIGEIVYEDNTKENFKFPAQIWRKNNQTAKRVFATEKIIKTIQIDPKLETADINLTNNTWPKTEVKSKFD
- the pepE gene encoding dipeptidase PepE, translating into MSKNAIIASTSTLHGGDYLEYLLPELGIHFKNCKTILFIPFARPSGITHEEYTKKVAVAFAKIGKEVNGIHEFDDYSTAIKNAEGIFTGGGNTFLLVAQLYENKIMNLLAEMVQSGIPYLGTSAGSNICGLTMQTTNDMPIVYPPSFKTLGLIPFNLNPHYLDADVQSKHMGETRETRIKEFHSFNSIPVLGLREGSWLEVKGDTILLKGNLSARLFLQNQIPEEIVSGSDLSLLK
- a CDS encoding O-methyltransferase, which encodes MHFISPELENYIEKHSEKEPELLAALNKETYQKVLLPRMLSGHFQGRVLSMLSKLIRPVNILEIGTYTGYSALCLCEGMQENGTLHTIDIKEELVDFQRKHFDKSPWGSQIVQHLGEALDIIPTLDTKFDLVFIDADKENYINYFELIVPKMNKGGIILSDNVLWSGKVVEPLDPKDFSTKILLEYNLLLKNDPRVETVLLPIRDGLTVSRVL
- a CDS encoding DUF6702 family protein gives rise to the protein MKKPILYIILPILFLSLTAARVHKYHMALYQIEYAQEKKMLQITARIHIEDINKGLAKKYNKKMSLGEEKQEPEDVNLLKEYVASHFVIKVNNQLKPMNFLSQEIEGDEIVCYLSVKNVSPIKTLDIENTILIELFSDQQNRINVIVSGEKKSFLLTNAITSKSIKY
- a CDS encoding Sec-independent protein translocase subunit TatA/TatB, which encodes MFGIGGGELIFIMFIVLMLFGADKVPEMARTMGKAMAQLKNATNDIKNEIQKGAEANGFDQNMLSDLTNNINSEINNAKTNLIGDSNPLKGISDNFSTEIDNVKSSVTEENLTSTADIEKVKADLAQDELHKKEEIEDAIGPIKRKK
- a CDS encoding phosphatase PAP2 family protein, translating into MLEKIISLDQEAFIFLNGLGSETYDGFWLIITKQTSWIPFFLFLFYIIFRKLGIKQALFLLLFVTLLVILTDQTANVFKNGFQRLRPCNNPEINSFIRIVQSRTSYSFFSGHAANSMGVATFLYLIFKKDFNSFWLLFLWPLMFAYSRIYLGLHYPLDIISGYLCGAILGFLMFKLYRTAQQKYFAG